From a region of the Malania oleifera isolate guangnan ecotype guangnan chromosome 12, ASM2987363v1, whole genome shotgun sequence genome:
- the LOC131144664 gene encoding uncharacterized protein LOC131144664 isoform X1, translated as MADSDGSAVFNTVFIDTSLDTHLATMVSDSETVADLKKKIMFEHTQCFPNIAEINIHALKVKRKGYFYHLSDSMIVKSAFVGVKKNWFLCLDASSPTNPSEWHSGNPNSRGAIPSFGVVNSDDRNNLLSEGPSRRLSILNDSSLLQLESRRHLSQKVPHNSPFGPGNSDLALKDLGMIVEHDNDNHLKPSSSDTKGCKAELQEKCYPCNEDVNVLQRLAEGEEAYSKDGIGDLCHNNSLDEQLRSRHVSKKKHKVKKKNEDDVHDHGLEENDSSICASSKDTSQPDMMPENSLGNAGKGISIKMGNKHVDGGPDASSMLHSEVQKNCVLSEENVRHNGNSKNGIGDVQCNNILGVTSASRPSAKRRRKSENESGAECLLEGKNALSSKTGIETPNQESVIPTSSFEDKQKNINIATDGVSTEFQEDAHLLNTSADNEKGKRRKKTKRHHDQVVNAAPSPMKVIGEENSAIEMQINHKDSCAEFGAAIITGKSVQGAVLSQPCAITPEEELCNLVQEVGDKMPHASLGGDLRGDGVGNTECQFDASEVMDLSGAKRLSSSKKHHAAGEKGLPPLVVKEPDNLKKDVMISGQNDKNPEEGELTKSPKAISSEMCEPLTQVEAEKNVKGVDFSSKSSDANNVVETGNPSGKRLKSRAKKHVTRKETKSGMGHANGFVSGISSTKPNKTSDVVSAECCPPPVVEEPENLKKDVMLSGQTDETREERELQQIPKVVLSERCEPFNQDETEENVKTVDISKLGANGVVETRNPPGKKCKSKGNKSVARTETKLGLKQGIEFVGGISSDEPYKASSAVPAEGLPPLVFEKPEHLIKDVIFPGKGNEIVEEGELQRSPEVISSERPEILSQDETEKNVKEVDISFKFSDANEVVETKNPSGKKRKSRGKKSVARKEVKSRAEHVNDFVSEPNKISSAVSAEGLPPLVAKEPENLKKDVIFSGKTDEILEEIELQQCSKVISSERCEPLGQDEVEKNVKEVEISKLSDANRVVETGNPSGKKSKSRRKKSVIGKESKSGIEQANNFMSGISSTEPNKTSSAVKVRGLPPIAVEDPDNLKKEILLSGKTDEILEEREPLHCIKAILSERCEPLNQDEAEISINKVDIPSKLSGPSGVMETINPSGKRLKSRGKKSVARKLAKSGIEHATGSVSGSFLTGPDKTSDGDHSSDEAKKEECNLSQSEMTEVPQIRTVNISLVNADGKADEASENEDEPLQVTQINKSQESTERMDEDLRRKYKRSKNFAAKDLQGSPIKEHDVRTGKKTRTLDSPSKTVRKNRQGEISSLTGSKLESERITRDEFDSSHYQDNNCRMPVEANIAGHPITNSQIDDRNNMDTSTCKNDGVNFSDYFLPRQHRHEDASSIVVVDQLNNAKKSDMDLKTKKNTKHDVFSVAAPSDLQSSLKSNKDPGNRKKPQELTGSSPLKRLLSKGEHSELLPSSNKKSSNVSAKAVKASHSHYVKVNSTAEKSRKPNVVGSSGISRSASAYSKEKPKEGTEASATSSSYSESSGDLIPPKKKGKGNRSHLDRYRVIARKASNKNPGEVMNNSEQDKSLLAMSSAIFKDSGESSEDEDEVENSDTSTRTPSDYSSSSGYSMGASKVNLDFSQNGSDGRKRKDEGEKPMMKSIPSGSKDITMNMILRSSSRYKKAKLTASQSQLEDTESQPVDFVPDSQTNLVYSSVSEKQGRRILLSHLHLSVFCAQSCPFQYVS; from the exons AGAAGATAATGTTTGAACACACTCAGTGCTTTCCGAACATTGCGGAGATAAACATTCATGCTTTGAAG GTAAAACGCAAAGGATACTTTTATCACCTGTCAGATTCCATGATTGTTAAAAGTGCCTTTGTTGGGGTTAAAAAAAACTGGTTTCTTTGTCTTGATGCTTCTAGTCCAACAAATCCTAGTGAATGGCATTCTGGCAACCCTAACTCTAGAGGTGCAATACCCAGTTTTGGTGTTGTGAATTCAGATGATagaaataatcttctatctgaaGGACCTTCCAGAAGGTTATCTAttctcaatgattcatcattgCTGCAGCTTGAGAGCAGGCGGCATCTGAGCCAGAAAGTTCCTCATAACAGCCCGTTTGGTCCAGGAAATTCTGACTTAGCTTTGAAGGATTTGGGAATGATAGTTGAACATGATAATGATAATCACTTGAAGCCTTCATCATCTGACACCAAGGGATGTAAAGCTGAATTGCAGGAAAAATGCTACCCATGCAATGAAGATGTAAATGTCCTACAAAGACTTGCTGAAGGTGAAGAAGCCTACTCTAAAGATGGGATTGGTGATTTGTGCCACAATAATTCATTGGACGAACAGTTGAGAAGTAGGCATGTTTCAAAGAAAAAGCACAAggttaagaagaagaatgaagatgatgTACATGACCATGGTTTGGAAGAGAATGATTCTTCAATTTGTGCCTCCAGTAAAGACACATCACAACCAGATATGATGCCAGAGAATTCTTTGGGCAATGCAGGTAAAGGAATCTCAATCAAGATGGGGAACAAACATGTTGATGGTGGACCTGATGCCAGTAGCATGTTACATTCTGAAGTGCAGAAAAATTGTGTTCTAAGTGAAGAAAATGTTAGACACAATGGAAATTCCAAGAATGGCATTGGTGATGTGCAGTGCAACAATATATTGGGAGTAACCTCAGCATCTCGCCCTTCTGCAAAGAGAAGGCGTAAAAGTGAAAACGAAAGTGGTGCTGAATGTCTTTTGGAAGGGAAAAATGCTTTAAGTAGTAAAACTGGAATAGAGACTCCCAACCAAGAGAGTGTAATCCCCACGAGTTCTTTTGAGGACAagcagaaaaacataaatattGCCACGGATGGTGTTTCTACTGAATTTCAGGAGGATGCCCATTTGCTGAATACAAGTGCAGACAATGAGAAAGGGAAAAGGAGAAAGAAGACAAAAAGGCACCATGATCAGGTTGTCAATGCTGCTCCTTCTCCCATGAAAGTTATTGGGGAAGAGAATTCTGCGATTGAAATGCAAATAAATCACAAAGATTCATGTGCTGAGTTTGGTGCTGCAATTATTACTGGGAAAAGTGTCCAGGGTGCGGTGCTTTCTCAACCTTGTGCAATTACTCCTGAGGAAGAGCTATGTAATCTGGTCCAAGAGGTGGGAGACAAAATGCCCCATGCATCACTTG GTGGTGATTTGAGGGGAGATGGTGTTGGCAACACGGAATGCCAATTTGATGCTTCAGAAGTGATGGATTTATCTGGAGCAAAAAGATTGAGTAGCTCAAAGAAGCATCATGCTGCTGGTGAAAAAGGCCTTCCTCCACTTGTGGTTAAGGAGCCTGATAACCTGAAGAAGGATGTTATGATTTCTGGTCAGAATGATAAAAATCCAGAGGAAGGAGAACTGACTAAGAGTCCCAAAGCAATTTCATCAGAAATGTGTGAACCATTAACTCAGGTTGAGGCAGAAAAGAATGTCAAGGGAGTGGACTTCTCATCTAAGTCATCAGATGCCAACAATGTTGTGGAAACTGGGAATCCTTCTGGAAAAAGACTCAAGTCAAGAGCAAAGAAACATGTTACTCGAAAGGAGACCAAATCAGGGATGGGACATGCTAATGGTTTTGTAAGTGGCATTTCTTCAACCAAGCCCAATAAAACTTCTGATGTTGTTAGTGCTGAATGCTGTCCTCCACCTGTGGTTGAGGAACCTGAGAACCTGAAAAAGGATGTCATGTTGTCTGGTCAGACTGATGAAACTCGTGAGGAAAGAGAACTTCAACAGATCCCTAAAGTTGTTCTGTCAGAAAGGTGTGAACCATTCAACCAGGATGAGACAGAAGAGAATGTCAAGACAGTGGACATCTCTAAGTTAGGTGCCAACGGGGTTGTGGAAACTAGGAATCCTCCTGGTAAAAAATGTAAGTCGAAAGGGAATAAATCTGTTGCAAGAACAGAGACCAAATTAGGGTTGAAACAAGGTATTGAGTTTGTGGGTGGTATTTCTTCTGATGAGCCCTATAAAGCTTCCAGTGCTGTTCCTGCAGAAGGCCTTCCTCCACTGGTGTTTGAGAAACCTGAGCACCTGATAAAGGATGTTATATTTCCTGGAAAGGGTAATGAAATTGTTGAGGAAGGAGAACTGCAACGGAGTCCCGAAGTGATTTCATCAGAAAGGCCTGAAATATTAAGTCAGGATGAGACAGAAAAGAATGTCAAAGAAGTGGACATTTCCTTTAAGTTTTCAGATGCCAATGAGGTTGTGGAAACTAAGAATCCTTCTGGCAAAAAACGCAAGTCAAGAGGAAAGAAATCAGTTGCTAGAAAGGAGGTCAAATCCAGGGCGGAGCATGTTAATGATTTTGTCAGTGAGCCCAATAAAATTTCTAGTGCTGTTAGTGCAGAAGGCCTTCCCCCACTTGTGGCCAAGGAGCCAGAGAACTTAAAAAAGGATGTTATCTTTTCTGGAAAGACAGATGAAATCCTCGAGGAAATAGAACTACAACAGTGTTCCAAAGTAATCTCATCAGAAAGGTGTGAACCATTAGGTCAGGATGAAGTAGAAAAGAATGTCAAAGAAGTGGAAATCTCCAAGTTGTCAGATGCCAACAGGGTTGTGGAAACTGGGAATCCTTCTGGCAAAAAAAGTAAgtcaagaagaaagaaatctgTTATTGGAAAAGAGTCAAAATCAGGGATCGAACAAGCTAATAATTTTATGAGTGGCATTTCTTCAACTGAGCCCAATAAAACTTCAAGTGCTGTTAAAGTAAGAGGCCTTCCTCCAATTGCAGTCGAGGATCCTGATAACCTGAAAAAGGAAATTTTGCTTTCTGGAAAGACTGATGAAATTCTTGAGGAAAGAGAACCGCTACACTGTATCAAAGCTATTTTGTCAGAAAGGTGTGAACCATTAAATCAGGATGAAGCAGAAATAAGTATCAACAAAGTGGACATCCCATCTAAGTTATCAGGTCCCAGTGGAGTTATGGAAACTATTAATCCTTCTGGGAAAAGACTCAAGTCGAGAGGGAAAAAATCTGTTGCTAGAAAGCTAGCCAAATCAGGTATAGAACATGCTACTGGTTCTGTAAGTGGCTCTTTTTTGACCGGACCCGATAAAACTTCTGATGGTGATCATTCCAGTGATGAAGCCAAGAAAGAGGAATGCAACTTGTCCCAAAGTGAAATGACAGAAGTCCCTCAGATAAGGACAGTAAATATTTCTCTTGTGAATGCTGATGGGAAAGCTGACGAGGCAAGTGAAAATGAGGACGAACCGTTGCAAGTGACCCAAATCAACAAATCTCAAGAGAGCACTGAAAGAATGGATGAGGATTTAAGAAGAAAATATAAAAGGTCTAAAAATTTTGCTGCAAAAGACCTCCAAGGATCTCCAATAAAAGAGCATGATGTTCGAACTGGGAAAAAAACGAGGACCCTGGATTCTCCTTCTAAAACAGTGAGAAAAAATAGGCAAGGGGAAATAAGCTCTCTAACTGGATCGAAGTTGGAATCTGAGAGAATTACCAGGGATGAATTTGATTCTTCCCATTATCAAGATAATAACTGCAGGATGCCTGTTGAAGCTAATATTGCTGGTCATCCCATTACAAACAGCCAAATAGATGACAGAAATAATATGGATACTTCTACATGTAAAAATGATGGGGTTAACTTCAGTGACTACTTCTTGCCTAGACAGCACAGGCACGAAGATGCTTCTAGTATTGTGGTTGTTGATCAGTTGAATAATGCAAAAAAATCAGATATGGACCTGAAAACTAAAAAAAACACAAAGCATGACGTATTTTCTGTTGCTGCCCCGTCTGATTTACAAAGTTCACTCAAGTCAAATAAGGATCCAGGAAATCGTAAAAAGCCTCAGGAATTGACTGGCAGCAGTCCACTTAAAAGATTACTCTCAAAGGGTGAACATAGCGAACTTCTACCTTCCTCCAACAAAAAGTCTTCAAATGTTTCTGCAAAGGCAGTGAAAGCCTCACATTCTCATTATGTTAAAGTCAACTCCACTGCTGAAAAATCCAGAAAGCCCAATGTTGTTGGTTCTTCTGGCATCAGTAGATCTGCCAGTGCTTATTCAAAGGAAAAACCAAAGGAAGGGACTGAAGCTTCTGCTACCTCAAGCTCTTACTCAGAAAGTTCTGGGGACTTAattccccccaaaaaaaagggTAAAGGGAATCGCTCACATTTGGATCGCTATAGGGTGATTGCTAGAAAAGCTTCCAATAAGAATCCTGGGGAAGTTATGAACAATTCAGAACAGGACAAGAGCTTGTTAGCTATGTCAAGTGCGATTTTCAAGGATAGTGGTGAGAGTTCTGAGGATGAAGATGAGGTTGAGAATTCTGACACCAGCACCAGAACTCCTTCAGATTATTCATCTTCATCTGGCTATTCAATGGGGGCAAGCAAGGTCAATTTGGACTTTTCTCAGAATG
- the LOC131144664 gene encoding uncharacterized protein LOC131144664 isoform X4, giving the protein MADSDGSAVFNTVFIDTSLDTHLATMVSDSETVADLKKKIMFEHTQCFPNIAEINIHALKVKRKGYFYHLSDSMIVKSAFVGVKKNWFLCLDASSPTNPSEWHSGNPNSRGAIPSFGVVNSDDRNNLLSEGPSRRLSILNDSSLLQLESRRHLSQKVPHNSPFGPGNSDLALKDLGMIVEHDNDNHLKPSSSDTKGCKAELQEKCYPCNEDVNVLQRLAEGEEAYSKDGIGDLCHNNSLDEQLRSRHVSKKKHKVKKKNEDDVHDHGLEENDSSICASSKDTSQPDMMPENSLGNAGKGISIKMGNKHVDGGPDASSMLHSEVQKNCVLSEENVRHNGNSKNGIGDVQCNNILGVTSASRPSAKRRRKSENESGAECLLEGKNALSSKTGIETPNQESVIPTSSFEDKQKNINIATDGVSTEFQEDAHLLNTSADNEKGKRRKKTKRHHDQVVNAAPSPMKVIGEENSAIEMQINHKDSCAEFGAAIITGKSVQGAVLSQPCAITPEEELCNLVQEVGDKMPHASLGGDLRGDGVGNTECQFDASEVMDLSGAKRLSSSKKHHAAGEKGLPPLVVKEPDNLKKDVMISGQNDKNPEEGELTKSPKAISSEMCEPLTQVEAEKNVKGVDFSSKSSDANNVVETGNPSGKRLKSRAKKHVTRKETKSGMGHANGFVSGISSTKPNKTSDVVSAECCPPPVVEEPENLKKDVMLSGQTDETREERELQQIPKVVLSERCEPFNQDETEENVKTVDISKLGANGVVETRNPPGKKCKSKGNKSVARTETKLGLKQGIEFVGGISSDEPYKASSAVPAEGLPPLVFEKPEHLIKDVIFPGKGNEIVEEGELQRSPEVISSERPEILSQDETEKNVKEVDISFKFSDANEVVETKNPSGKKRKSRGKKSVARKEVKSRAEHVNDFVSEPNKISSAVSAEGLPPLVAKEPENLKKDVIFSGKTDEILEEIELQQCSKVISSERCEPLGQDEVEKNVKEVEISKLSDANRVVETGNPSGKKSKSRRKKSVIGKESKSGIEQANNFMSGISSTEPNKTSSAVKVRGLPPIAVEDPDNLKKEILLSGKTDEILEEREPLHCIKAILSERCEPLNQDEAEISINKVDIPSKLSGPSGVMETINPSGKRLKSRGKKSVARKLAKSGIEHATGSVSGSFLTGPDKTSDGDHSSDEAKKEECNLSQSEMTEVPQIRTVNISLVNADGKADEASENEDEPLQVTQINKSQESTERMDEDLRRKYKRSKNFAAKDLQGSPIKEHDVRTGKKTRTLDSPSKTVRKNRQGEISSLTGSKLESERITRDEFDSSHYQDNNCRMPVEANIAGHPITNSQIDDRNNMDTSTCKNDGVNFSDYFLPRQHRHEDASSIVVVDQLNNAKKSDMDLKTKKNTKHDVFSVAAPSDLQSSLKSNKDPGNRKKPQELTGSSPLKRLLSKGEHSELLPSSNKKSSNVSAKAVKASHSHYVKVNSTAEKSRKPNVVGSSGISRSASAYSKEKPKEGTEASATSSSYSESSGDLIPPKKKGKGNRSHLDRYRVIARKASNKNPGEVMNNSEQDKSLLAMSSAIFKDSGESSEDEDEVENSDTSTRTPSDYSSSSGYSMGASKVNLDFSQNALLVQKT; this is encoded by the exons AGAAGATAATGTTTGAACACACTCAGTGCTTTCCGAACATTGCGGAGATAAACATTCATGCTTTGAAG GTAAAACGCAAAGGATACTTTTATCACCTGTCAGATTCCATGATTGTTAAAAGTGCCTTTGTTGGGGTTAAAAAAAACTGGTTTCTTTGTCTTGATGCTTCTAGTCCAACAAATCCTAGTGAATGGCATTCTGGCAACCCTAACTCTAGAGGTGCAATACCCAGTTTTGGTGTTGTGAATTCAGATGATagaaataatcttctatctgaaGGACCTTCCAGAAGGTTATCTAttctcaatgattcatcattgCTGCAGCTTGAGAGCAGGCGGCATCTGAGCCAGAAAGTTCCTCATAACAGCCCGTTTGGTCCAGGAAATTCTGACTTAGCTTTGAAGGATTTGGGAATGATAGTTGAACATGATAATGATAATCACTTGAAGCCTTCATCATCTGACACCAAGGGATGTAAAGCTGAATTGCAGGAAAAATGCTACCCATGCAATGAAGATGTAAATGTCCTACAAAGACTTGCTGAAGGTGAAGAAGCCTACTCTAAAGATGGGATTGGTGATTTGTGCCACAATAATTCATTGGACGAACAGTTGAGAAGTAGGCATGTTTCAAAGAAAAAGCACAAggttaagaagaagaatgaagatgatgTACATGACCATGGTTTGGAAGAGAATGATTCTTCAATTTGTGCCTCCAGTAAAGACACATCACAACCAGATATGATGCCAGAGAATTCTTTGGGCAATGCAGGTAAAGGAATCTCAATCAAGATGGGGAACAAACATGTTGATGGTGGACCTGATGCCAGTAGCATGTTACATTCTGAAGTGCAGAAAAATTGTGTTCTAAGTGAAGAAAATGTTAGACACAATGGAAATTCCAAGAATGGCATTGGTGATGTGCAGTGCAACAATATATTGGGAGTAACCTCAGCATCTCGCCCTTCTGCAAAGAGAAGGCGTAAAAGTGAAAACGAAAGTGGTGCTGAATGTCTTTTGGAAGGGAAAAATGCTTTAAGTAGTAAAACTGGAATAGAGACTCCCAACCAAGAGAGTGTAATCCCCACGAGTTCTTTTGAGGACAagcagaaaaacataaatattGCCACGGATGGTGTTTCTACTGAATTTCAGGAGGATGCCCATTTGCTGAATACAAGTGCAGACAATGAGAAAGGGAAAAGGAGAAAGAAGACAAAAAGGCACCATGATCAGGTTGTCAATGCTGCTCCTTCTCCCATGAAAGTTATTGGGGAAGAGAATTCTGCGATTGAAATGCAAATAAATCACAAAGATTCATGTGCTGAGTTTGGTGCTGCAATTATTACTGGGAAAAGTGTCCAGGGTGCGGTGCTTTCTCAACCTTGTGCAATTACTCCTGAGGAAGAGCTATGTAATCTGGTCCAAGAGGTGGGAGACAAAATGCCCCATGCATCACTTG GTGGTGATTTGAGGGGAGATGGTGTTGGCAACACGGAATGCCAATTTGATGCTTCAGAAGTGATGGATTTATCTGGAGCAAAAAGATTGAGTAGCTCAAAGAAGCATCATGCTGCTGGTGAAAAAGGCCTTCCTCCACTTGTGGTTAAGGAGCCTGATAACCTGAAGAAGGATGTTATGATTTCTGGTCAGAATGATAAAAATCCAGAGGAAGGAGAACTGACTAAGAGTCCCAAAGCAATTTCATCAGAAATGTGTGAACCATTAACTCAGGTTGAGGCAGAAAAGAATGTCAAGGGAGTGGACTTCTCATCTAAGTCATCAGATGCCAACAATGTTGTGGAAACTGGGAATCCTTCTGGAAAAAGACTCAAGTCAAGAGCAAAGAAACATGTTACTCGAAAGGAGACCAAATCAGGGATGGGACATGCTAATGGTTTTGTAAGTGGCATTTCTTCAACCAAGCCCAATAAAACTTCTGATGTTGTTAGTGCTGAATGCTGTCCTCCACCTGTGGTTGAGGAACCTGAGAACCTGAAAAAGGATGTCATGTTGTCTGGTCAGACTGATGAAACTCGTGAGGAAAGAGAACTTCAACAGATCCCTAAAGTTGTTCTGTCAGAAAGGTGTGAACCATTCAACCAGGATGAGACAGAAGAGAATGTCAAGACAGTGGACATCTCTAAGTTAGGTGCCAACGGGGTTGTGGAAACTAGGAATCCTCCTGGTAAAAAATGTAAGTCGAAAGGGAATAAATCTGTTGCAAGAACAGAGACCAAATTAGGGTTGAAACAAGGTATTGAGTTTGTGGGTGGTATTTCTTCTGATGAGCCCTATAAAGCTTCCAGTGCTGTTCCTGCAGAAGGCCTTCCTCCACTGGTGTTTGAGAAACCTGAGCACCTGATAAAGGATGTTATATTTCCTGGAAAGGGTAATGAAATTGTTGAGGAAGGAGAACTGCAACGGAGTCCCGAAGTGATTTCATCAGAAAGGCCTGAAATATTAAGTCAGGATGAGACAGAAAAGAATGTCAAAGAAGTGGACATTTCCTTTAAGTTTTCAGATGCCAATGAGGTTGTGGAAACTAAGAATCCTTCTGGCAAAAAACGCAAGTCAAGAGGAAAGAAATCAGTTGCTAGAAAGGAGGTCAAATCCAGGGCGGAGCATGTTAATGATTTTGTCAGTGAGCCCAATAAAATTTCTAGTGCTGTTAGTGCAGAAGGCCTTCCCCCACTTGTGGCCAAGGAGCCAGAGAACTTAAAAAAGGATGTTATCTTTTCTGGAAAGACAGATGAAATCCTCGAGGAAATAGAACTACAACAGTGTTCCAAAGTAATCTCATCAGAAAGGTGTGAACCATTAGGTCAGGATGAAGTAGAAAAGAATGTCAAAGAAGTGGAAATCTCCAAGTTGTCAGATGCCAACAGGGTTGTGGAAACTGGGAATCCTTCTGGCAAAAAAAGTAAgtcaagaagaaagaaatctgTTATTGGAAAAGAGTCAAAATCAGGGATCGAACAAGCTAATAATTTTATGAGTGGCATTTCTTCAACTGAGCCCAATAAAACTTCAAGTGCTGTTAAAGTAAGAGGCCTTCCTCCAATTGCAGTCGAGGATCCTGATAACCTGAAAAAGGAAATTTTGCTTTCTGGAAAGACTGATGAAATTCTTGAGGAAAGAGAACCGCTACACTGTATCAAAGCTATTTTGTCAGAAAGGTGTGAACCATTAAATCAGGATGAAGCAGAAATAAGTATCAACAAAGTGGACATCCCATCTAAGTTATCAGGTCCCAGTGGAGTTATGGAAACTATTAATCCTTCTGGGAAAAGACTCAAGTCGAGAGGGAAAAAATCTGTTGCTAGAAAGCTAGCCAAATCAGGTATAGAACATGCTACTGGTTCTGTAAGTGGCTCTTTTTTGACCGGACCCGATAAAACTTCTGATGGTGATCATTCCAGTGATGAAGCCAAGAAAGAGGAATGCAACTTGTCCCAAAGTGAAATGACAGAAGTCCCTCAGATAAGGACAGTAAATATTTCTCTTGTGAATGCTGATGGGAAAGCTGACGAGGCAAGTGAAAATGAGGACGAACCGTTGCAAGTGACCCAAATCAACAAATCTCAAGAGAGCACTGAAAGAATGGATGAGGATTTAAGAAGAAAATATAAAAGGTCTAAAAATTTTGCTGCAAAAGACCTCCAAGGATCTCCAATAAAAGAGCATGATGTTCGAACTGGGAAAAAAACGAGGACCCTGGATTCTCCTTCTAAAACAGTGAGAAAAAATAGGCAAGGGGAAATAAGCTCTCTAACTGGATCGAAGTTGGAATCTGAGAGAATTACCAGGGATGAATTTGATTCTTCCCATTATCAAGATAATAACTGCAGGATGCCTGTTGAAGCTAATATTGCTGGTCATCCCATTACAAACAGCCAAATAGATGACAGAAATAATATGGATACTTCTACATGTAAAAATGATGGGGTTAACTTCAGTGACTACTTCTTGCCTAGACAGCACAGGCACGAAGATGCTTCTAGTATTGTGGTTGTTGATCAGTTGAATAATGCAAAAAAATCAGATATGGACCTGAAAACTAAAAAAAACACAAAGCATGACGTATTTTCTGTTGCTGCCCCGTCTGATTTACAAAGTTCACTCAAGTCAAATAAGGATCCAGGAAATCGTAAAAAGCCTCAGGAATTGACTGGCAGCAGTCCACTTAAAAGATTACTCTCAAAGGGTGAACATAGCGAACTTCTACCTTCCTCCAACAAAAAGTCTTCAAATGTTTCTGCAAAGGCAGTGAAAGCCTCACATTCTCATTATGTTAAAGTCAACTCCACTGCTGAAAAATCCAGAAAGCCCAATGTTGTTGGTTCTTCTGGCATCAGTAGATCTGCCAGTGCTTATTCAAAGGAAAAACCAAAGGAAGGGACTGAAGCTTCTGCTACCTCAAGCTCTTACTCAGAAAGTTCTGGGGACTTAattccccccaaaaaaaagggTAAAGGGAATCGCTCACATTTGGATCGCTATAGGGTGATTGCTAGAAAAGCTTCCAATAAGAATCCTGGGGAAGTTATGAACAATTCAGAACAGGACAAGAGCTTGTTAGCTATGTCAAGTGCGATTTTCAAGGATAGTGGTGAGAGTTCTGAGGATGAAGATGAGGTTGAGAATTCTGACACCAGCACCAGAACTCCTTCAGATTATTCATCTTCATCTGGCTATTCAATGGGGGCAAGCAAGGTCAATTTGGACTTTTCTCAGAATG